The DNA segment GTCAGGTACAGCTCGACCTGCTCGGCGGCCAGGTCCTGGGCTGCTTCTGACGACCCACCGAAGTACAGCGGCGGGCGCGGTTGCTGGATCGGCGGATAGAGCAGCTTGGCGCCCTTCACCTGGATGTGCTTGCCGTCGTAGTCGACGTTTTCGCCTTCGAGCACCTTGCGCCAGATGCGGGTGAATTCGACCGACGCTTCGTAGCGCTCCTGATGGTTCAGGTGCAGGCCGTCGCCCGCCAACTCGTCCGGGTCACCGCCGGTCACCAGGTTGAACAGCGCGCGGCCATTGGACAGGCGATCGAGGGTCGCGGCCTGGCGAGCGGCCACGGTCGGCGAGATGATGCCTGGGCGCAGGGCGACCAGGAATTTCAGGTTCTGCGTCACCGGGATCAGCGAGGCAGCGACCAGCCAGGAGTCCTCGCAAGAACGTCCGGTCGGGATCAGCACCCCGCCAAAGCCAAGGTGGTCGGCGGCCTGGGCGATCTGTTGCAGGTAACCGTGGTCGACCGCGCGGGCGCCGTCGGAGGTGCCCAGGTACTTGCCGTCACCGTGGGTGGGAAGGAACCAGAAAATATTAAGGCTCATTGGAGTTGTCTCCTCAAGTGGGGCTCAGCCGGAGCGACGCCCCGGCACAGGCGAATCAATCAAGGCGCGCTAGCGACCTTGGCCGGGGGTGTCCAGATCACGTCCTTGATGCTCAGCGGCTTGGGAATCAGCTTGAGCGCCTGGAAGGTGTCGGCGATCTTCTGTTGGGCGGCCACCACTTCAGGGGTCAGCGGCGCGGCACCGTAGCCTTGGCGCTTGACCGAGGTCAGGGTGATGTCGGCGGGCAGACCGAGCAGGGGTGCAACCTGGTCGGTAACTTCCTGCGGATTGGCCTGCGACCACTCGCCGACGGCGCGGACTTCTTCGATCAGGGTGTTGATCACAGCCGGGTGCTGGGTGGCGTAATTGCGGGTCGCCAGGTAGAACTGGTGGTTGTCGACCAGATCCTTGCCATCACGCAAGGTGCGCGCTTGCAGTTGCTGTTCGGCGGCGGCCTGGTACGGGTCCCAGATTACCCAGGCATCGACGCTGCCACGCTCGAACGCGGCGCGGGCATCGGCTGGCGGCAGGTACACCGGTTGGATGTCGGCGTATTTCAGGCCAGCGTCTTGCAGCGCGCGGACCAGCAGGTAATGCACGTTGGAGCCTTTGTTCAGCGCAACCTTCTTGCCCTTGAGCTCTTTTACCGACTGGATCGTCGAGCCCTTGGGCACCAGGATCGCTTCGCTGTGCGGGGCTGGCGGCTCGTAGGCCACATACAGCAGATCGGCGCCGGCGGCCTGAGCGAACACTGGCGGGGTTTCGCCGGTGACGCCGAAGTCGATCGAGCCGACGTTCAAGCCTTCGAGCAGCTGCGGGCCACCAGGAAACTCGGTCCATTGCACCTGGATGCCCTGTTCGGCCAGGCGCTTCTCAAGCGTACCCTTGGCCTTGAGCAGCACCAGGGTGCCGTATTTCTGGTAACCGATGCGCAGGCTCTGGGCCTGGGCTTGGGTGATGGCGCCGAAGGACACAGCCGCCGCAAACAGGGCGACCAGACCGCGACGCAAGAAGACTGTGCGCATGGCGCTCTCCTGTGCGAATGAGGTTCGGGTTGCACCTGCTTGCCTCGTTGACGGGCGAGTAAGGTGGAAAAACAGTGAAGCGGTTGGGCGAGTTCAGATACTCCAGCGAGCACTGATCAGGCGTTCGTTGAGCTCGCCAGGAGCCACCGGTTTCGGCCGGCGGGCCAAGGCGCTGTGAAACGTTTCCAGCGAATCGAGCAGTCGCGCTTGCAGCGCGTCGGCCAACTGCGCCGGGTTGTTGCCTTCGCCGTAGGCGATCTGGCTGTCGTCGGCGAAGATCCCTTGCAGGGTCTCCTGCGCCTTGAGTGCCGACAGCACGGGTTTGAGTGCGTAATCCACCGCCAGCATGTGGGCGATGCTGCCGCCGGTTGCAATCGGCAGGACCACCTTGTGTTCCAGCGCGCGCTCCGGCAGCAGGTCGAGCAAGGTCTTCAGGGCGCCAGCAAACGATGCCTTGTACACCGGGGTGGAAACCACCAGGCCATCGGCCTGGGCGACCAGGTCCTGGAAGTGGCGCACCTGCGGGCTGTCGAAGCGGGCATGCAGCAGGTCTTCGGCGGGGAACTCACGTACCTGGAAGGTCACCACCTCGACCCCGCGATCCTGCAGCCACTGGCGTGAACGCTCTAGCAGCACGCCGGAGCGTGAACGGGTACTTGGGCTTCCACCGACCGAAACAACCAGCATTGACGCGCTTCCTTGGATTCGTTGCCGGGGCTTTGCAGTTGTACGCCCCGCTGATGGAGTGACATTAACAGCACATCACATATATCTATAAATCATATTTTTTCATTTGTTTATTCCATTTTTAATATAAAGCGAAACCAGCGATTGCGTGGGAGAAGGCTGCGTGGAAAACGGATTGCGTGGGAGCGGGCTTGCCCCGCGATAGCTATCGCGGGGCAAGCCCGCTCCCACGCAGCCGCTCCTCCATGCAGCCCTTCTCCCATGCAGCCCTTCTCCCACGCAGCCCTTCCTCCACGTAGCCCGTCTTCCACTTAGCCCGTCTTCCAGGCCAACGCTGCCTGAGTTTCTCTCAGGCATAAAAAAGGGCCGTCGAAACGGCCCGAAGATCCCTGCTTGGCTAAGAGCAATGCAACGAGGAATAGCTTAACGATTCGGTTGTGGCGTCAGACGCAGATAGGGCTTCACGGCACGGTAGCCTTTGGGGAAGCGCTGCTTGATTTCGTCTTCGTCCTTGAGCGACGGCACGATCACCACTTCGTCGCCGTCCTGCCAGTTACCTGGGGTGGCGACCTTGTAGTTGTCGGTCAGCTGCAACGAGTCGATCACCCGCAGGATCTCATTGAAGTTGCGCCCGGTGCTGGCTGGATAGGTAATGGTCAGGCGCACTTTCTTGTTCGGATCGATCACGAACAGCGAGCGCACCGTCAGGGTGTCGTTGGCGTTGGGGTGGATCAGGTCGTACAGGTCGGAAACCTT comes from the Pseudomonas urmiensis genome and includes:
- the ssuE gene encoding NADPH-dependent FMN reductase, which translates into the protein MLVVSVGGSPSTRSRSGVLLERSRQWLQDRGVEVVTFQVREFPAEDLLHARFDSPQVRHFQDLVAQADGLVVSTPVYKASFAGALKTLLDLLPERALEHKVVLPIATGGSIAHMLAVDYALKPVLSALKAQETLQGIFADDSQIAYGEGNNPAQLADALQARLLDSLETFHSALARRPKPVAPGELNERLISARWSI
- a CDS encoding sulfonate ABC transporter substrate-binding protein, translating into MRTVFLRRGLVALFAAAVSFGAITQAQAQSLRIGYQKYGTLVLLKAKGTLEKRLAEQGIQVQWTEFPGGPQLLEGLNVGSIDFGVTGETPPVFAQAAGADLLYVAYEPPAPHSEAILVPKGSTIQSVKELKGKKVALNKGSNVHYLLVRALQDAGLKYADIQPVYLPPADARAAFERGSVDAWVIWDPYQAAAEQQLQARTLRDGKDLVDNHQFYLATRNYATQHPAVINTLIEEVRAVGEWSQANPQEVTDQVAPLLGLPADITLTSVKRQGYGAAPLTPEVVAAQQKIADTFQALKLIPKPLSIKDVIWTPPAKVASAP
- the ssuD gene encoding FMNH2-dependent alkanesulfonate monooxygenase, which produces MSLNIFWFLPTHGDGKYLGTSDGARAVDHGYLQQIAQAADHLGFGGVLIPTGRSCEDSWLVAASLIPVTQNLKFLVALRPGIISPTVAARQAATLDRLSNGRALFNLVTGGDPDELAGDGLHLNHQERYEASVEFTRIWRKVLEGENVDYDGKHIQVKGAKLLYPPIQQPRPPLYFGGSSEAAQDLAAEQVELYLTWGEPPSAVAEKIAQVREKAAAQGREVRFGIRLHVIVRETNEEAWAAADRLISHLDDDTIARAQASLARFDSVGQQRMAALHGGKRDNLEVSPNLWAGVGLVRGGAGTALVGDGPTVAARVKEYADLGIDTFIFSGYPHLEESYRVAELLFPHLDVQRPEQPKSGGYVSPFGEMVANDILPKSVSQS
- a CDS encoding peroxiredoxin; protein product: MSLKLGDIAPDFEQDSSAGKIRFHEWLGNSWGVLFSHPADFTPVCTTELGLTAKLKDDFAQRGVKAIALSVDPVDSHHKWIDDINETQNTVVNFPIIADADRKVSDLYDLIHPNANDTLTVRSLFVIDPNKKVRLTITYPASTGRNFNEILRVIDSLQLTDNYKVATPGNWQDGDEVVIVPSLKDEDEIKQRFPKGYRAVKPYLRLTPQPNR